A single region of the Marinobacter salinisoli genome encodes:
- the pyrC gene encoding dihydroorotase has product MTDQITLTRPDDWHLHVRDGDILKDVVPATAACFGRAIIMPNLVPPVTSAQQATAYRQRIMAAAGNSAFEPLMTLYLTESMTPDTIREAKAAGVIAAKLYPAGATTNSDSGVKDVRKIYPVLEAMAECGMLLLVHGEVTDADIDIFDREKIFLERVLAPVLEAFPTLKVVLEHITTADSAAFVQQYQGDNLGATLTPQHLMYNRNHMLVGGIRPHLYCLPILKRNKHQQALRDAVASGDKRFFLGTDSAPHAKDRKEAACGCAGCYSAFGAIGLYAEIFEELGILDKLEAFASFNGADFYGLPRNTDTITLVREPWTMPEQLPLAGGHIVPLKAGETVNWRLA; this is encoded by the coding sequence ATGACCGATCAGATTACCCTCACCCGCCCGGACGACTGGCACCTGCACGTTCGTGACGGCGATATCCTCAAGGACGTTGTACCGGCCACAGCTGCCTGCTTCGGGCGCGCGATCATCATGCCGAACCTGGTACCGCCGGTCACCTCAGCGCAGCAGGCCACGGCGTACCGGCAGCGGATTATGGCCGCCGCCGGAAACTCTGCCTTTGAACCGCTGATGACCCTGTATCTGACCGAGAGCATGACGCCGGACACCATTCGCGAAGCCAAGGCCGCCGGCGTGATTGCCGCCAAGCTGTATCCAGCAGGTGCAACCACCAATTCGGATTCCGGCGTCAAAGACGTGCGGAAGATTTACCCGGTGCTCGAAGCCATGGCTGAGTGCGGCATGCTGCTGTTGGTCCACGGAGAAGTGACCGACGCCGATATCGATATCTTTGACCGGGAAAAGATCTTTCTTGAGCGAGTGCTTGCCCCTGTCCTGGAAGCCTTCCCGACCCTGAAAGTGGTGCTCGAACACATCACCACCGCCGACTCAGCGGCCTTCGTGCAGCAATACCAGGGCGATAACCTGGGCGCCACGCTGACACCCCAGCATTTGATGTACAACCGCAACCACATGCTGGTGGGAGGCATCCGTCCACACCTGTATTGCCTGCCGATCCTGAAACGCAACAAGCACCAGCAGGCCCTGCGCGATGCCGTGGCCAGTGGCGACAAGCGTTTCTTCCTCGGCACCGATTCGGCGCCCCACGCCAAAGACCGGAAAGAGGCGGCCTGCGGCTGTGCCGGCTGCTACTCGGCCTTCGGCGCCATCGGCCTGTACGCCGAGATCTTCGAGGAACTGGGCATCCTGGACAAACTGGAAGCCTTCGCAAGCTTCAACGGAGCAGACTTCTACGGCCTGCCCAGAAACACCGACACCATCACCCTGGTGCGGGAACCCTGGACGATGCCGGAACAACTGCCCCTGGCCGGCGGCCACATCGTGCCCCTGAAAGCCGGCGAAACCGTTAACTGGCGGCTGGCGTAA
- the rnt gene encoding ribonuclease T, translated as MTDENQESHPMSRRFRGFLPVVVDVETAGFNPERDALLEVAAVLLTMDEDGYLRPTETHTHHIDPFEGANLEQSALDFTGIDPWDPEREAVPEREGLSELFRPIRKAVKEFDCKRAVLVGHNATFDHNFLFAAAMRADIKRNPFHPFSTFDTATLAGLAYGHTVLAQACKLAGIPFSNKEAHSAAYDAEKTADLFCGIVNRWKDLGGFPPPLIELED; from the coding sequence GTGACTGACGAAAACCAAGAATCGCATCCCATGTCCCGCCGCTTCCGCGGCTTTCTTCCCGTCGTCGTAGACGTAGAAACCGCCGGGTTCAATCCGGAGCGAGATGCCCTGCTGGAAGTGGCAGCTGTTCTTCTGACCATGGATGAGGACGGCTACCTGCGCCCAACCGAAACCCACACTCATCATATCGATCCGTTCGAAGGCGCGAATCTGGAACAGTCCGCCCTCGACTTCACCGGTATCGATCCGTGGGACCCGGAACGGGAGGCCGTACCGGAGCGCGAAGGACTGAGCGAACTCTTCCGCCCGATCCGCAAAGCGGTGAAAGAGTTCGACTGCAAGCGCGCGGTGCTGGTGGGCCACAACGCCACCTTCGACCACAACTTTCTGTTCGCCGCAGCCATGCGCGCGGACATTAAGCGCAATCCGTTCCACCCGTTCTCCACTTTTGATACCGCCACCCTGGCAGGCCTCGCGTATGGCCACACGGTACTGGCGCAGGCGTGCAAACTGGCCGGCATTCCGTTCAGCAACAAGGAGGCGCACTCTGCCGCCTACGACGCTGAAAAAACCGCAGACCTGTTCTGTGGCATTGTGAATCGCTGGAAAGATCTGGGCGGATTCCCCCCGCCGCTGATCGAACTGGAAGACTGA
- a CDS encoding SDR family oxidoreductase — translation MNYFLTGGTGFIGRFLVEKLLARGGTIHVLVREQSQEKLDQLRERWGADESQVKAVIGDLTSKNLGIDAATMKSLKGNIDHFFHLAAVYDMGADEASQQAANIEGTRAAVEAAEAMGAKCFHHVSSIAAAGLFKGTFREDMFEEAEKLNHPYLLTKHESEKVVREECKVPFRVYRPGMVIGHSKTGEMDKVDGPYYFFKMIQKIRRAIPQWVPTIGIEGGRLNIVPVDFVVNAMDHIAHLDGEDGNCFHLVDSDPYKVGEILNIFSDAGHAPKMAMRIDSRMFGFIPPFIRQSLKNLPPVKRLTGALLDDMGIPPSVMSFINYPTRFDARETERVLKGTGIEVPRLPEYAAVVWDYWERNLDPDLFKDRTLRGTVEGRVCVVTGATSGIGLATAEKLAEAGAILVIGARTKEKLDEVVAHLEEKGGNVHAYQCDFADMDDCDRFVKTVLDNHGQVDVLVNNAGRSIRRSLDLSFDRFHDFERTMQLNYFGSVRLIMGFAPKMLEQRRGHIVNISSIGVLTNAPRFSSYVASKSALDAFSRCAAAEWSDRNVTFTTINMPLVKTPMIAPTKIYDSVPTLTPDEAADMVAEAIVYRPKRIATRLGIFAQVLHALAPKMGEIVMNTGYRMFPDSAAAAGSKSAEKPKVSTEQVAFAAIMRGIYW, via the coding sequence ATGAATTATTTCCTCACGGGTGGCACCGGGTTTATTGGCCGTTTCCTCGTTGAAAAACTGCTGGCACGCGGTGGCACGATCCACGTGCTGGTGCGCGAGCAATCGCAGGAGAAACTGGACCAGCTTCGCGAGCGTTGGGGTGCTGACGAATCGCAGGTGAAAGCGGTAATCGGTGACTTGACCAGCAAGAATCTCGGCATTGACGCCGCTACCATGAAGTCCCTCAAGGGCAACATTGATCATTTCTTCCACCTTGCTGCCGTGTACGACATGGGTGCTGACGAAGCGTCCCAGCAGGCAGCCAACATTGAGGGAACCCGTGCGGCGGTCGAAGCTGCCGAGGCCATGGGCGCCAAGTGTTTCCACCATGTTTCCTCCATCGCCGCCGCAGGCTTGTTCAAGGGAACCTTCCGCGAGGACATGTTCGAGGAAGCGGAGAAGCTCAACCATCCGTACCTGCTGACCAAGCACGAATCCGAGAAAGTCGTTCGTGAGGAATGCAAGGTGCCGTTCCGTGTCTATCGCCCGGGCATGGTGATCGGTCACTCCAAGACCGGTGAGATGGATAAGGTCGACGGCCCTTACTATTTCTTCAAAATGATTCAGAAGATTCGCCGTGCGATCCCGCAATGGGTGCCAACCATTGGTATCGAAGGTGGCCGCCTGAACATCGTGCCGGTGGATTTCGTGGTGAACGCCATGGATCACATTGCCCACCTGGACGGCGAGGACGGCAACTGCTTCCATCTCGTTGATTCTGACCCCTACAAAGTGGGTGAGATTCTCAACATCTTCTCTGACGCCGGCCACGCACCGAAGATGGCCATGCGCATCGACTCCCGGATGTTCGGCTTCATTCCGCCGTTCATTCGCCAGAGCCTGAAGAACCTGCCGCCCGTCAAGCGCCTGACCGGGGCACTGCTGGACGACATGGGCATTCCGCCTTCCGTCATGTCCTTCATCAATTACCCGACCCGTTTTGACGCCCGCGAAACCGAGCGTGTACTGAAAGGCACTGGCATTGAAGTGCCGCGCCTGCCGGAATACGCCGCGGTGGTTTGGGATTACTGGGAGCGCAACCTCGACCCGGACCTGTTCAAGGATCGTACCCTGCGCGGAACCGTTGAAGGCCGCGTGTGTGTGGTCACCGGTGCAACGTCCGGTATTGGCCTGGCGACCGCTGAGAAACTGGCAGAAGCCGGCGCAATTCTGGTGATCGGCGCGCGTACCAAGGAAAAGCTTGATGAAGTGGTTGCCCATCTCGAAGAGAAGGGCGGCAACGTGCACGCCTATCAGTGCGACTTCGCCGACATGGACGACTGTGACCGCTTCGTGAAGACGGTGCTGGACAACCACGGTCAGGTGGATGTGCTGGTGAACAACGCCGGTCGCTCCATCCGTCGTTCGCTGGACCTGTCGTTCGACCGTTTCCACGATTTCGAGCGTACCATGCAGCTGAACTACTTCGGTTCCGTGCGCCTGATCATGGGCTTCGCGCCGAAGATGCTGGAGCAGCGTCGTGGCCACATCGTTAACATCTCGTCCATCGGTGTACTGACCAACGCACCGCGGTTCTCGTCTTACGTGGCGTCCAAGTCAGCGCTGGATGCATTCAGCCGCTGTGCGGCGGCCGAGTGGTCTGATCGCAACGTCACCTTCACCACCATCAACATGCCGCTGGTGAAGACACCGATGATCGCGCCGACCAAGATTTACGATTCTGTTCCGACTCTGACTCCGGACGAAGCCGCCGACATGGTGGCGGAGGCGATCGTGTATCGTCCGAAGCGTATCGCGACGCGCCTGGGGATCTTTGCCCAGGTGCTGCACGCCCTGGCGCCGAAGATGGGTGAGATCGTGATGAACACCGGTTACCGGATGTTCCCGGATTCCGCTGCGGCGGCCGGCAGCAAGTCTGCTGAGAAGCCGAAGGTGTCCACCGAGCAGGTTGCGTTTGCGGCCATCATGCGAGGCATCTACTGGTAA